A single genomic interval of Picosynechococcus sp. PCC 7003 harbors:
- a CDS encoding succinyl-CoA synthetase subunit alpha → MAWHTNHNILIQGIHTPLAQYYLPRMVAYGTEIIGGVSAGGGGETRDGIPTFDLVTEAKAQVGEITTSLIFVEPFNVLDAAFEAIAAGIKQLIIISAGVPPLDMVRLLCQAQQEDVQILGPGSSGLVIPGQLWLGTNFVNHFQPGEVALLSRFSSLSQEVAILLNQAGLGQSYVVDVGNADLPGSHFAQWLHYLDQDPHTKAIALLGRYGSQEEIDLIPLIRDHIETPVVTYLCGSHAPIQRSCHDAGTIIANQLSYCISDTYTPAEMHSAFKQEKLAFGRNIKEIPTLIKKALQPPRSRSRRPKNSSTTP, encoded by the coding sequence ATGGCTTGGCATACAAATCACAATATTTTGATTCAAGGGATCCATACCCCCCTTGCCCAATACTATCTCCCCCGGATGGTCGCCTATGGCACCGAGATTATTGGGGGCGTCAGTGCCGGGGGCGGCGGCGAGACCCGCGATGGCATTCCCACGTTTGATTTAGTCACAGAAGCCAAGGCTCAGGTCGGCGAGATCACCACCAGTTTGATCTTTGTTGAACCCTTTAACGTTTTGGATGCGGCCTTTGAGGCGATCGCCGCCGGGATCAAACAACTGATCATCATTTCTGCAGGAGTACCGCCTTTGGATATGGTACGGCTGCTCTGCCAAGCCCAACAAGAAGATGTCCAGATTCTCGGGCCAGGGAGCAGTGGGTTAGTGATTCCGGGGCAACTGTGGCTGGGGACAAACTTTGTCAACCACTTTCAACCCGGCGAGGTCGCGCTTCTTAGTCGATTTAGTAGCCTCTCCCAGGAGGTGGCAATTCTCCTCAATCAAGCGGGTTTGGGCCAATCCTATGTGGTGGATGTGGGCAACGCCGATCTGCCGGGTTCCCATTTTGCCCAGTGGCTCCACTACCTCGATCAAGATCCCCACACCAAGGCGATCGCCCTTTTAGGCCGTTACGGCTCCCAAGAAGAAATTGATCTAATCCCTTTGATCCGCGACCACATCGAAACCCCCGTAGTCACTTACCTCTGTGGCAGTCACGCCCCCATCCAGCGCAGTTGTCATGATGCCGGGACAATTATCGCCAACCAGCTTTCCTACTGCATTAGCGACACCTACACCCCAGCGGAAATGCACAGCGCCTTCAAACAGGAAAAACTCGCCTTTGGTCGTAATATCAAAGAAATTCCGACCCTGATCAAAAAAGCCCTCCAACCCCCACGCAGTCGCAGCCGTCGCCCCAAAAATTCTTCCACGACCCCTTAA
- the rplY gene encoding 50S ribosomal protein L25: MSLTIECQARPEGVNPRALRRDGLLPINLYGHKGADSDVFVVDYKEALTLLKKVTPNETVVEVKTPDWSGTAVVREIQSHPWKRNLLHLSFFHTDAA; this comes from the coding sequence ATGTCTTTAACGATTGAATGTCAAGCTCGCCCTGAAGGGGTCAACCCCCGTGCGCTCCGCCGTGATGGCCTTCTCCCAATCAACCTTTATGGTCACAAGGGTGCTGATTCTGATGTGTTTGTAGTGGACTACAAAGAAGCATTAACATTGCTGAAAAAAGTAACCCCCAACGAAACTGTGGTTGAAGTCAAAACTCCTGATTGGTCTGGCACTGCGGTTGTGCGAGAAATCCAGTCCCATCCTTGGAAGCGCAATTTGCTGCACCTCAGCTTCTTCCACACGGATGCTGCGTAA
- a CDS encoding HAD family hydrolase, whose product MMRPQSPRYIVLISIHGLIRSQNLELGRDADTGGQTKYVVELAAALAQHPDIEQVDLITKQIIDPKVSADYGQPCELINEKANIIRISAGIDDYIPKEELWDYLDNFADNTLTYLNHQPRLPDLIHSHYADAGYVGIRLANHLGIPLFHTGHSLGRSKRKRLLASGIKGEVIENRYHLTRRINAEEETLASATRVITSTQQEIQGQYAQYDFYHPENMRVIPPGTDLQCFYPATGDEWQGSVWQKLSVFLKEPRKPIILALSRLDQRKNILGLVRAFGTSPSLQQQANLVVFSGTRDDPRDLSSNAQAIFTELLWAIDRYNLYGKVAYPKFLSSQEIGELYRLASLSQGVFVNPALTEPFGLTLIEAAASGLPIVATEDGGPVDILKNCQNGYLVNPLEPQDIAAKISKILGDAQRWRKFSQQGIHNVRRAYTWQSHVERYMEVVQSILNRTESRQELAIARRPALYHQGAIVSTIDQNLVGDPVALQELVTLLNQHRKEIAFCIATGRRLDAALKVLREHNIPQPDVLMTSLGTEIYYAPQLTPDRAWSNHINYLWNRQRVVDLLGDLPGLELQPKPFQSAFKISYFYDPAIAPSVEELKRILFKNDQTVNVMFSFGQYLDVVPIRASKGYGLRWFAEQWEIPLNRILTVGGSGADEDMMLGNSLSVVVKNRHREELSDLNNIQPIYFSEKEFAAGILDGLDHYDFFELCRATGQNHD is encoded by the coding sequence ATGATGCGTCCCCAATCCCCTCGATACATCGTTTTAATCAGTATTCATGGTCTCATCCGCAGTCAAAATTTAGAATTGGGCCGTGATGCTGATACGGGTGGCCAAACGAAATATGTGGTAGAACTTGCTGCTGCCCTGGCCCAGCACCCAGACATCGAACAGGTCGATTTGATTACCAAGCAGATCATTGACCCAAAAGTAAGTGCCGACTATGGTCAGCCCTGCGAACTCATTAACGAAAAAGCCAATATTATTCGCATCTCAGCCGGGATTGATGACTATATCCCTAAGGAAGAACTTTGGGATTACCTCGATAATTTTGCGGACAACACCTTAACCTACTTAAACCATCAACCCAGACTCCCGGATCTAATCCACAGTCACTATGCCGATGCGGGTTATGTGGGCATACGCTTGGCGAATCATCTCGGTATTCCTTTGTTTCACACGGGCCACTCCCTCGGTCGCAGTAAACGAAAGCGCTTGCTTGCCAGCGGTATCAAAGGAGAAGTGATCGAGAATCGTTACCATTTAACCCGCCGGATTAATGCGGAGGAAGAAACCCTTGCTTCGGCCACCAGGGTCATTACCAGTACCCAACAGGAAATCCAGGGTCAGTATGCCCAATATGATTTTTATCATCCGGAAAATATGCGGGTAATTCCGCCAGGGACGGATCTGCAATGTTTTTACCCCGCCACGGGGGATGAATGGCAGGGCTCGGTTTGGCAGAAATTATCGGTATTTTTAAAGGAACCCCGTAAACCCATTATTTTGGCCTTGTCCCGTTTAGATCAGCGCAAAAATATCCTCGGTTTGGTTCGGGCTTTTGGGACATCACCGTCGTTGCAGCAGCAGGCTAATTTGGTTGTTTTTTCGGGGACGCGGGACGATCCACGGGATTTGAGCAGCAATGCCCAAGCGATCTTTACGGAGCTGTTGTGGGCGATTGATCGCTATAACCTGTACGGCAAAGTGGCCTACCCTAAGTTTTTGTCTTCCCAGGAAATTGGGGAACTGTATCGACTGGCCAGTCTCTCCCAGGGGGTATTTGTGAATCCGGCGTTGACGGAGCCCTTTGGCTTGACGTTGATCGAAGCAGCAGCCAGTGGTTTGCCCATTGTGGCCACTGAGGATGGGGGGCCAGTGGATATTTTGAAAAATTGCCAAAATGGTTATCTAGTAAATCCCCTCGAACCCCAGGATATCGCCGCAAAAATCAGCAAAATTTTAGGGGACGCCCAACGGTGGCGAAAGTTCTCACAGCAGGGAATTCATAATGTACGCCGGGCCTATACTTGGCAGTCCCACGTGGAGCGGTATATGGAGGTGGTGCAGTCCATTTTGAATCGTACGGAGTCGCGGCAGGAATTGGCGATCGCCCGTCGTCCGGCCTTGTATCATCAGGGAGCGATTGTTTCGACCATTGATCAAAATTTAGTGGGGGATCCAGTGGCTCTCCAGGAATTGGTAACTTTGCTGAATCAACACCGCAAGGAAATTGCCTTTTGTATTGCCACCGGACGGCGTTTGGATGCGGCCCTCAAGGTTTTGCGGGAACACAATATCCCCCAACCGGATGTGCTGATGACGAGCCTCGGCACAGAAATTTACTATGCGCCCCAGTTGACGCCGGATCGGGCTTGGTCAAATCACATTAATTATCTTTGGAATCGTCAACGGGTAGTGGATCTTTTAGGAGATTTGCCAGGCCTAGAACTCCAACCCAAGCCTTTTCAAAGTGCCTTTAAAATTAGCTATTTTTACGACCCGGCGATCGCCCCTAGTGTCGAAGAATTAAAACGCATTTTATTTAAAAATGATCAGACCGTAAATGTTATGTTTTCCTTTGGTCAATACCTCGACGTTGTGCCGATTAGGGCCTCAAAAGGTTACGGGTTACGCTGGTTTGCAGAACAGTGGGAAATTCCCCTCAACCGCATTCTAACGGTGGGTGGTTCTGGGGCCGATGAAGACATGATGCTCGGTAATAGTTTGTCTGTGGTCGTCAAAAATCGTCACAGGGAGGAACTCTCAGATTTAAATAATATCCAACCCATTTATTTTTCTGAAAAAGAATTTGCGGCTGGCATTTTAGATGGTTTAGACCATTACGATTTCTTTGAATTGTGTCGCGCGACGGGACAAAATCATGACTGA
- a CDS encoding aspartate carbamoyltransferase catalytic subunit — protein sequence MTTATATWTRRHILSLMDFSVAELDAVLQTTTSLRDVLFRRMKKVPALQGQVVTNMFFEPSTRTRSSFELAAKRLSADVMNFAPGSSSLSKGETILDTAKTYLAMGADIMVIRHKQSGVPQAIAAEMDRIKSGVSILNAGDGLHAHPSQALLDLFTICRVLDPENPRCELLRGKKIAIVGDILHSRVARSNIWSLTTAGADVHLAAPPTLLPEGFREFATDAEGSLKLHWDIEPALKDADFVMTLRLQHERMTAHLLPSLREYHQRFGITGDRLKQCQPDVKVLHPGPVNRGVELASDVMDHPALSLVSEQVTNGVAVRMALLYLIGSSKANNSLN from the coding sequence ATGACAACGGCAACGGCCACCTGGACACGGCGGCATATTCTGTCACTGATGGATTTTTCGGTGGCGGAACTGGATGCGGTACTGCAGACGACCACTAGCCTGCGGGATGTCTTATTTCGTCGCATGAAGAAGGTGCCAGCGCTGCAAGGGCAGGTGGTGACGAATATGTTTTTTGAGCCATCGACCCGTACCCGCAGTAGTTTTGAGTTGGCGGCGAAACGGCTTTCGGCGGATGTGATGAATTTTGCGCCGGGGTCTTCTTCTTTGAGTAAAGGGGAAACAATTTTGGATACGGCGAAGACTTACCTGGCCATGGGTGCAGACATTATGGTGATTCGCCATAAGCAATCGGGGGTTCCCCAGGCGATCGCCGCGGAGATGGACCGCATCAAATCGGGGGTGAGTATTCTCAATGCGGGTGATGGCCTCCATGCCCACCCATCCCAGGCTTTATTGGATCTGTTTACCATTTGTCGGGTACTTGACCCCGAAAATCCCCGTTGTGAACTCTTGCGAGGCAAAAAAATCGCCATTGTCGGGGATATTCTGCACTCCCGAGTGGCCCGCTCCAATATTTGGAGTTTGACCACCGCTGGGGCCGATGTCCATTTGGCTGCGCCGCCCACCTTGCTCCCAGAAGGATTTCGGGAATTTGCCACGGATGCCGAAGGCAGCCTCAAGCTCCACTGGGACATTGAACCCGCCCTCAAAGATGCCGATTTTGTGATGACCCTCCGCCTGCAACATGAACGGATGACCGCCCATCTCTTACCCAGCTTGCGGGAATATCATCAACGGTTTGGGATTACAGGCGATCGCCTCAAACAATGTCAACCGGACGTTAAAGTTCTCCATCCGGGGCCTGTGAATCGTGGTGTAGAACTCGCCTCCGATGTGATGGATCACCCCGCCCTTAGTCTCGTTTCTGAACAAGTGACCAATGGCGTCGCCGTGCGGATGGCGCTGCTTTATTTAATTGGTAGCAGCAAAGCCAATAACTCCCTCAATTAG
- a CDS encoding carbohydrate kinase: protein MAKNIVIFGEVLWDIFPDGNQKLGGAPFNVAWHLQAFGANPLLISRVGVDDLGLAIQTKMQAWQMTLAGLQIDEIHPTGTVKVTLEKGQPQYEITADCAYDFIDHQQFPPLGANFWLYHGSLALRNAVSQGSFRALQQQADQIFFDVNLRQPWWTAVTINSALAASQYVKLNTEELTLLTPEFASIDLAINHLLSQDSLQQIILTAGEAGASLYTQGDRQQISPQKNTTVVDTVGAGDAFCSVCLLGLTSNWPPSLILERAQAFASAVVGIRGAVSEDPHFYQPFIQAWRL from the coding sequence ATGGCAAAAAACATCGTGATTTTTGGTGAAGTGCTTTGGGATATTTTTCCCGATGGCAACCAAAAGCTGGGAGGAGCCCCTTTTAATGTGGCCTGGCATTTACAGGCATTTGGGGCAAATCCTTTGTTGATTTCTCGGGTTGGTGTGGATGATCTTGGATTAGCAATTCAAACCAAAATGCAGGCTTGGCAGATGACCCTTGCTGGCCTCCAAATAGATGAAATTCATCCCACCGGAACCGTTAAAGTCACCCTTGAAAAGGGTCAACCCCAATATGAAATTACCGCCGACTGTGCCTATGATTTTATTGATCATCAACAGTTTCCACCCTTAGGAGCTAATTTTTGGCTTTACCACGGTAGTCTAGCCCTAAGAAATGCAGTTTCCCAAGGCAGTTTTAGGGCACTTCAGCAACAAGCAGACCAGATTTTTTTTGATGTTAATTTGCGCCAACCGTGGTGGACAGCAGTAACGATCAATTCTGCCCTAGCCGCCAGTCAATATGTGAAATTAAATACTGAAGAATTAACGTTACTAACCCCTGAATTTGCCTCGATTGACCTCGCGATTAATCATTTGTTGAGCCAGGATTCACTGCAACAGATTATTTTAACGGCGGGAGAAGCTGGCGCGAGTCTCTACACCCAAGGCGATCGCCAACAGATTTCACCTCAAAAAAATACCACCGTGGTCGATACAGTCGGTGCTGGGGATGCCTTTTGTAGTGTCTGCTTGCTGGGGCTGACATCGAATTGGCCCCCTTCTCTAATCCTAGAACGGGCGCAAGCCTTTGCCAGTGCCGTTGTGGGGATTCGGGGGGCTGTGAGTGAAGATCCCCACTTTTATCAACCCTTTATTCAGGCCTGGCGGTTATAA
- a CDS encoding adenylosuccinate synthase has protein sequence MANVVVIGAQWGDEGKGKITDLLSKSADVVVRSQGGVNAGHTVVVQGQTFKLHLIPSGILYPDTECIIGSGTVIDPKVLLEEIDQLHRLNVSTENLFISQTAHVTMPYHRLIDGASEEMRGDRKIGTTGRGIGPTYADKSERTGVRVLDLMDLENSQDKFVWAIKYKNVILEKLYDLPPLDPQEVIEEYRAYADALRPHIVDSSLKVFEGVNAKKNILFEGAQGTLLDIDHGTYPYVTSSNPIAGGACVGAGIGPTIIDRVIGVAKAYTTRVGEGPFPTELDDEIGELLGHVGAEFGTTTGRRRRCGWFDAVIGRYAARINGLDCLAITKLDVLDSLDEIKVCVAYEIDGEACEHFPSNANLFARCKPIYKTMPGWKQPTSECRSLDELPKEALAYLKFLAELMDVPIAIVSLGAGREQTIIVEDPIHGPKRALLDRNGEPIG, from the coding sequence TTGGCTAACGTAGTTGTCATTGGTGCCCAATGGGGTGACGAAGGAAAAGGAAAGATCACGGATTTACTGAGCAAATCCGCCGATGTTGTCGTGCGCTCCCAAGGGGGCGTGAATGCAGGACACACCGTCGTTGTGCAGGGACAAACTTTTAAGCTTCATCTAATCCCTTCCGGCATTTTATATCCAGATACCGAATGTATCATCGGCTCAGGGACGGTCATTGATCCGAAAGTCCTCCTCGAAGAAATTGATCAGCTCCACCGTCTGAATGTTTCGACGGAAAACCTGTTTATTTCCCAAACTGCCCACGTGACGATGCCCTATCACCGTTTAATCGATGGGGCCTCTGAAGAAATGCGCGGCGATCGCAAAATTGGCACCACCGGACGGGGCATCGGCCCAACCTATGCCGATAAGTCCGAACGGACGGGGGTACGAGTTCTCGATCTCATGGATCTTGAAAACTCCCAAGACAAATTTGTTTGGGCAATCAAATACAAAAATGTCATTCTCGAAAAACTCTACGATCTTCCGCCCCTAGATCCCCAGGAAGTCATCGAAGAATATCGCGCCTATGCCGATGCGCTGCGCCCCCACATCGTAGACAGCTCCCTCAAGGTTTTTGAAGGCGTCAACGCGAAGAAAAATATCCTATTTGAAGGGGCTCAGGGCACTCTCCTCGATATTGATCACGGAACATACCCCTACGTCACCTCCTCCAACCCCATTGCGGGAGGCGCTTGTGTGGGTGCCGGGATTGGCCCCACCATCATTGACCGGGTCATTGGTGTTGCTAAAGCCTACACCACACGGGTCGGAGAAGGGCCATTCCCCACAGAACTCGATGACGAGATCGGTGAACTCCTTGGCCATGTAGGGGCAGAATTTGGGACAACCACAGGGCGGCGGCGTCGCTGTGGCTGGTTCGATGCCGTCATCGGGCGCTATGCGGCGCGGATTAATGGCCTAGATTGTCTGGCGATTACTAAACTAGATGTGCTCGATTCCCTCGACGAAATCAAGGTCTGTGTGGCCTACGAAATCGACGGGGAAGCTTGTGAACACTTCCCGAGTAATGCTAATCTGTTTGCTCGTTGCAAGCCGATTTATAAGACAATGCCTGGCTGGAAACAGCCCACGAGCGAGTGTCGTTCCCTCGATGAATTGCCCAAGGAAGCGCTTGCCTACTTGAAATTCCTAGCAGAATTAATGGACGTACCGATCGCCATTGTTTCTCTAGGGGCAGGTCGAGAACAAACGATCATCGTCGAAGACCCAATCCATGGTCCCAAACGGGCCTTGTTGGATCGAAACGGTGAACCCATCGGCTAA
- a CDS encoding HAD-IIB family hydrolase produces the protein MTDCLLLCTDLDRTLIPNGAAPESPQARTYFRQFVAQPQITLAYVTGRHLALIDQAILDYQLPHPQFAIADVGSSIYTWQNSQWHRWQNWDDHLATDWPKQGAIAIHHYLENHPALQLQESAKQSHYKLSYYVDLQENNQQLLIEIKTLLKQQNFSTHLIWSIDEEKQVGLLDILPSQANKYQAISFLMAAQNFSLTQTIFAGDSGNDEAVLSSPIPAVLVANAPQTLKQKLQNTCDRTPIYFAQGNCLGMNGNYSAGILEGIFYYFPEYQQWLNSTEGNI, from the coding sequence ATGACTGATTGCTTGCTGTTATGTACTGATCTAGATCGCACTTTGATTCCCAATGGTGCCGCCCCAGAATCTCCCCAGGCAAGGACCTATTTCCGTCAATTTGTTGCCCAGCCCCAGATAACTTTAGCCTATGTCACGGGACGCCATTTAGCTTTAATTGATCAGGCGATTTTAGACTATCAACTGCCTCACCCCCAATTTGCGATCGCCGATGTGGGCAGTAGCATTTACACCTGGCAAAATTCCCAATGGCACCGCTGGCAAAACTGGGATGATCACCTTGCGACAGACTGGCCGAAACAAGGGGCGATTGCCATTCACCACTACCTTGAGAATCATCCGGCTCTCCAACTCCAGGAATCAGCAAAACAAAGCCACTATAAACTGAGTTATTATGTTGATCTTCAAGAAAACAATCAACAATTATTAATTGAAATCAAAACACTTTTAAAACAACAAAATTTTTCTACTCACTTAATCTGGAGTATTGACGAAGAAAAGCAAGTAGGCCTCTTGGATATTTTGCCCTCCCAGGCCAATAAATATCAAGCCATTTCTTTTTTAATGGCTGCCCAGAATTTTTCTTTAACCCAAACTATTTTTGCTGGGGATAGCGGCAATGACGAGGCCGTTTTAAGCAGTCCCATTCCTGCGGTGCTTGTGGCCAATGCCCCTCAGACCTTAAAACAAAAACTCCAAAATACTTGTGATCGAACCCCAATTTATTTTGCCCAGGGCAATTGTTTAGGCATGAATGGTAATTATAGTGCTGGTATTTTAGAGGGCATTTTTTACTACTTTCCTGAATATCAACAATGGCTTAATTCCACCGAAGGAAACATTTGA
- a CDS encoding alpha-amylase family glycosyl hydrolase, with product MYEQFSHSILNEILDQLRPELKEQELSHFYTRLGANFYSLFSLFYKLYGRRSDFKAQLLRLVEVMAYQYIGRSPEFKQTDLAREKNFNWFLESQWVGMTLYADGFADDLQDLGDRVAYFSELGVNFIHIMPILECPRHASDGGYAISNYRQINSKIGTLQDLQHLVEIFRQKEILLALDIVINHTSNEHEWAQKARKGDKKYQKYYYMFDTRDIPDMFEKNLPEIFPETAPGNFTWDEELQKWVMTVFNNYQWDLNYQNPAVLIEMVDIILFWANQGVDVLRLDAVAFLWKKIGSQSQNEKEAHMILQIFKDCCQITAPGVIFIAEAIVAPVEIVRYFGEDAINAKECEIAYNATLMALLWDAAATKNAKLLIQGLKNIPAKLDRATWLNYIRCHDDIGLGFTDADIAQAGYDPKSHRRFLIDYFCGQFEGTDARGLLFGQNSKNDDARISGTLTSLMGLETAIEANDQQKIAIIIKHILLLYSIIFSFGGIPLIYYGDEIGTLNDYSYVGNLSKANDTRWAHRPKINWKKAELRHIEGTIEHRIFSALQHMIAVRKAIPAFADFNNRQLLSIDNSHLFGFVRISPNKRDHVLVIGNFSPEYQNLDLSHLACHPFDCHDQDLLIDLYSQNAPEIFEKQLVLAPFQFYWLSKMQPSLTTTLL from the coding sequence ATGTACGAACAGTTTTCCCATTCGATTTTAAATGAGATTCTGGATCAATTAAGGCCCGAACTCAAAGAACAAGAATTAAGTCATTTTTATACCCGTTTAGGTGCCAATTTCTATAGCCTTTTTTCCCTCTTTTATAAACTCTATGGTCGCCGCTCAGATTTTAAAGCGCAACTGCTAAGACTGGTCGAAGTAATGGCCTACCAATATATTGGGCGATCGCCAGAATTTAAACAGACTGATCTAGCGCGGGAAAAAAACTTTAACTGGTTTCTGGAATCCCAATGGGTCGGCATGACTTTGTATGCCGATGGCTTTGCCGATGATCTCCAAGACCTCGGCGATCGCGTTGCCTATTTCAGCGAACTGGGGGTTAACTTTATCCACATTATGCCGATTTTAGAGTGCCCTCGCCATGCCAGTGACGGTGGTTATGCCATCAGTAATTATCGACAAATCAATTCTAAAATTGGCACCCTCCAGGATCTCCAACACCTCGTTGAAATCTTCCGGCAAAAAGAAATTTTGTTGGCCCTCGATATTGTAATTAATCACACTTCAAACGAACATGAATGGGCCCAAAAAGCACGTAAAGGGGATAAAAAATATCAGAAATATTATTATATGTTCGACACGCGGGATATTCCCGACATGTTTGAAAAAAATCTCCCAGAAATTTTCCCAGAAACGGCTCCGGGCAATTTCACCTGGGACGAAGAACTACAAAAATGGGTGATGACTGTTTTTAATAACTACCAATGGGATCTCAATTATCAAAACCCAGCGGTGCTCATTGAAATGGTCGATATTATTCTTTTTTGGGCCAACCAAGGTGTTGATGTACTGCGGCTCGATGCAGTTGCTTTCCTATGGAAAAAGATCGGCAGCCAAAGTCAAAATGAAAAAGAAGCTCACATGATTTTGCAGATCTTCAAAGACTGCTGCCAAATTACCGCCCCAGGGGTTATTTTCATTGCCGAGGCGATCGTTGCCCCCGTAGAAATTGTGCGTTATTTCGGCGAAGATGCGATCAATGCCAAGGAATGTGAAATTGCCTACAATGCAACACTCATGGCTCTCCTGTGGGATGCTGCTGCTACCAAGAATGCCAAGCTTTTAATCCAAGGGCTCAAAAATATTCCAGCAAAGCTAGACCGCGCCACTTGGCTCAACTATATCCGCTGCCATGATGACATTGGCCTGGGGTTTACCGATGCAGATATTGCCCAAGCGGGCTATGATCCAAAATCCCACCGACGATTTCTCATTGACTATTTTTGCGGCCAATTTGAAGGCACTGATGCGAGGGGTTTACTCTTTGGTCAAAATTCTAAAAATGACGATGCTCGTATCTCCGGTACTCTGACGTCTTTAATGGGCTTAGAAACAGCTATTGAGGCCAACGACCAGCAAAAAATAGCGATTATTATCAAACATATTTTATTGCTCTACAGTATTATTTTCTCTTTTGGGGGCATTCCGCTAATTTATTATGGCGATGAAATTGGCACTTTAAATGATTATTCCTACGTAGGTAATTTGAGTAAAGCCAACGATACTCGCTGGGCCCATCGACCCAAAATTAATTGGAAAAAAGCAGAATTGCGGCACATTGAAGGCACCATTGAGCATCGTATTTTCTCTGCTCTACAACACATGATTGCGGTACGAAAAGCGATTCCTGCTTTTGCTGATTTTAATAATCGTCAATTGTTATCCATTGATAATTCGCATCTATTTGGTTTTGTGCGTATTAGCCCCAATAAGCGGGATCATGTTCTAGTCATTGGGAATTTTTCACCGGAATACCAAAATTTAGATCTCAGTCACTTAGCTTGTCATCCTTTTGACTGCCATGATCAGGATTTATTAATTGATTTATACAGTCAAAATGCGCCGGAAATTTTTGAAAAACAACTGGTATTAGCACCGTTCCAGTTTTATTGGTTGAGTAAAATGCAACCGAGTCTGACAACAACTTTGTTATAG
- the folD gene encoding bifunctional methylenetetrahydrofolate dehydrogenase/methenyltetrahydrofolate cyclohydrolase FolD, with the protein MAQILDGKSFAQKIQANLKTQIAAIAPKMGRPPGLAVLMVGDNPASAAYVRNKERACEKIGMASFGKHFPADITQGELEAVIQDLNQDDRVDGILVQLPLPPHLDAVGLLLTIAPEKDADGLHPLNLGHLVRSEPGLRSCTPYGVMELLKEYNIPLEGKKAVVVGRSILVGKPIALMLLEANATVAIAHSRTQDLAALTREADILVAAIGRPEFITADMIKPGAVVIDVGINRIVDTATGKSRLVGDVAYTEAAQVAAQITPVPGGIGPMTVAMLLQNTFNSYQAKAE; encoded by the coding sequence ATGGCACAAATTCTTGATGGCAAAAGCTTTGCCCAAAAAATCCAAGCAAACCTTAAAACCCAGATCGCGGCGATCGCCCCCAAAATGGGTCGCCCCCCAGGTCTCGCCGTGCTGATGGTTGGGGATAATCCCGCGAGCGCCGCCTATGTCCGCAACAAAGAACGCGCCTGCGAAAAAATTGGGATGGCCTCCTTTGGTAAACATTTTCCCGCTGATATTACCCAAGGCGAACTCGAAGCCGTAATCCAAGACCTCAATCAAGATGACCGGGTTGACGGAATTTTAGTGCAATTACCGTTGCCGCCCCACCTAGATGCTGTGGGTTTGCTCCTAACCATTGCCCCCGAAAAAGACGCAGATGGGCTGCACCCATTGAACCTAGGCCACCTCGTGCGCTCCGAACCGGGCCTGCGCAGTTGTACCCCCTACGGTGTGATGGAATTGCTTAAGGAATACAACATCCCCCTCGAAGGGAAAAAAGCCGTGGTGGTGGGCCGGAGTATTTTGGTCGGGAAACCCATTGCCCTGATGCTCCTAGAAGCGAATGCCACGGTGGCGATCGCCCATTCCCGCACCCAAGACCTCGCCGCGCTCACCAGGGAGGCCGATATCCTCGTGGCCGCCATTGGCAGACCTGAATTTATTACCGCTGACATGATCAAGCCCGGTGCCGTGGTCATTGATGTGGGCATTAATCGCATCGTCGATACTGCGACAGGTAAATCTCGCCTAGTGGGAGACGTCGCTTACACAGAGGCCGCCCAAGTCGCCGCCCAAATTACCCCTGTCCCTGGTGGGATTGGCCCCATGACCGTGGCGATGCTCCTGCAAAATACCTTCAACAGCTACCAAGCCAAGGCCGAATAA